A genomic region of Pseudomonas sp. MPC6 contains the following coding sequences:
- the arsH gene encoding arsenical resistance protein ArsH has protein sequence MFDDHMPQLDTELVDLPSADKLGIEKTSIHKPRILLLYGSTRERSFSRLLVEEAARLLEHLGAETRIFNPSGLPLPDDAPDDHPRVKELRDLVLWSEGQVWCSPERHGNMSAVFKAQIDWVPLAMGAVRPTQGKTLAVMQVCGGSQSFNVVNQLRVLGRWMRMFTIPNQSSVPKAYMEFDDNGRMKPSPFYDRVVDVMEELVKFTLLLRDRQDYLVDRYSERKESAEELMKRVNQRSI, from the coding sequence ATGTTTGATGACCACATGCCCCAACTCGATACCGAACTGGTTGATCTCCCCTCGGCAGACAAACTCGGTATCGAAAAGACCTCCATCCACAAACCGCGCATTCTGCTGTTGTACGGATCGACCCGTGAGCGCTCCTTCAGTCGCTTGCTGGTAGAGGAGGCCGCTCGACTGCTGGAGCACTTGGGCGCCGAGACGCGGATTTTCAATCCGTCGGGTTTACCGCTGCCAGATGACGCACCCGACGATCATCCGCGCGTGAAGGAACTTCGTGACTTGGTGTTGTGGTCCGAGGGACAAGTCTGGTGCTCTCCAGAACGCCACGGAAACATGAGCGCAGTGTTCAAAGCGCAGATCGACTGGGTACCACTCGCCATGGGCGCGGTACGCCCGACCCAGGGTAAAACCCTCGCGGTGATGCAGGTGTGCGGCGGCTCGCAGTCGTTCAACGTGGTCAATCAGCTGCGGGTGTTAGGACGCTGGATGCGCATGTTCACCATCCCCAACCAATCCTCTGTACCGAAGGCCTATATGGAATTCGACGACAACGGCCGGATGAAACCTTCCCCGTTCTACGACCGCGTCGTTGATGTGATGGAAGAGTTGGTGAAGTTCACGCTGCTGCTTCGCGACCGCCAGGACTATCTGGTGGATCGTTATTCCGAGCGCAAGGAATCGGCGGAAGAACTCATGAAACGTGTGAATCAGCGCTCCATCTGA
- a CDS encoding tyrosine-protein phosphatase yields MQQHPYSVLPLAQFNGQLIFTPCPGTKGTTPFEALQTLQDAGASALLTLMPTEELLQNEIDLLPEECQMLGIEWFHLPVEDDQAPGEAFKAAWEQHYPRLQQLLIDGKTIAIHCKGGSGRTGLVAAQLLIESGVPFSDAIRDVQTLRPRAMQHPAHIEYIGQFDNQSNAH; encoded by the coding sequence GTGCAACAACACCCCTATTCAGTACTGCCCCTGGCACAGTTCAATGGTCAATTGATCTTCACCCCGTGTCCAGGCACGAAGGGCACCACGCCTTTCGAGGCGTTGCAAACCCTTCAGGATGCGGGCGCATCGGCGTTGCTGACGCTGATGCCGACCGAGGAGTTGCTTCAGAACGAGATCGACCTGCTGCCCGAAGAATGCCAAATGCTTGGCATCGAGTGGTTTCACCTGCCAGTTGAAGACGATCAAGCGCCTGGCGAAGCATTCAAAGCCGCATGGGAGCAGCATTATCCGCGTCTCCAGCAGCTGCTGATCGATGGGAAAACCATCGCCATCCATTGCAAGGGCGGTTCGGGCCGTACCGGTTTGGTCGCCGCCCAACTGTTGATCGAAAGCGGTGTGCCATTCAGCGATGCCATCCGCGATGTTCAAACGTTGCGTCCACGCGCCATGCAACATCCTGCCCATATCGAATACATCGGCCAGTTCGACAATCAGTCGAACGCCCACTGA
- a CDS encoding ArsJ-associated glyceraldehyde-3-phosphate dehydrogenase has translation MTIKVGINGFGRIGRLALRAAWSWPEFEFVQTNDPAGDAATHAHLLNFDSVHGRWNYQADSEGDSIVIDGKHIKVTANKAIADTDWSGCDLVIEASGKMKTVAVLQAYLDQGVKRVVVSAPVKEKGALNIVMGVNHQLFNPADHRIVTAASCTTNCLAPVVKVIHEKLGIRHGSITTIHDLTNTQSILDQPHKDLRRARASGMSLIPTSTGSATAIAEIFPELRGRLNGHAVRVPLANASLTDCVFEVERATTVEEVNQLLKHASENELKDILGFEERPLVSIDYRTDPRSSIIDALSTMVINGTQVKLYAWYDNEWGYANRTVELAKMVGLAV, from the coding sequence ATGACTATCAAAGTTGGCATCAATGGTTTTGGCCGGATCGGTCGCCTCGCTCTGCGCGCCGCCTGGAGCTGGCCGGAATTCGAGTTCGTGCAGACCAACGATCCGGCAGGTGACGCGGCGACTCATGCACATCTACTGAACTTCGACTCGGTACATGGCCGTTGGAATTACCAGGCTGATTCCGAGGGCGACAGCATCGTCATTGACGGTAAACACATCAAAGTAACGGCCAACAAGGCGATTGCCGACACTGATTGGTCGGGCTGCGATCTGGTGATTGAAGCCAGCGGCAAGATGAAGACCGTCGCTGTGCTTCAGGCTTACCTCGACCAAGGCGTGAAGCGCGTAGTGGTCAGCGCCCCGGTGAAGGAAAAAGGCGCGCTGAACATCGTCATGGGCGTCAACCATCAGCTGTTCAACCCGGCTGATCATCGCATCGTCACCGCCGCTTCGTGCACCACAAACTGTCTGGCGCCGGTGGTGAAAGTGATCCACGAAAAGCTGGGCATTCGTCACGGCTCAATCACCACCATCCACGACCTGACCAACACCCAAAGCATCCTCGATCAACCGCACAAGGATCTGCGTCGGGCGCGTGCTTCCGGCATGAGTCTGATTCCGACCAGCACCGGCTCGGCCACCGCGATTGCGGAAATCTTCCCAGAGCTGCGTGGACGCCTGAATGGTCACGCCGTACGGGTGCCGCTAGCCAACGCTTCGCTGACTGACTGTGTCTTCGAGGTCGAGCGCGCCACGACCGTCGAAGAAGTGAATCAACTCCTCAAGCACGCTTCCGAGAACGAGCTGAAAGACATTCTCGGCTTCGAGGAACGTCCACTGGTGTCCATCGACTACCGTACCGACCCGCGTTCGTCGATTATCGATGCGCTGTCGACCATGGTTATCAACGGCACTCAGGTCAAACTTTACGCCTGGTACGACAACGAGTGGGGTTATGCCAACCGTACCGTCGAACTGGCCAAAATGGTTGGTCTGGCAGTCTAA
- the arsJ gene encoding organoarsenical effux MFS transporter ArsJ produces MKTLSALAPQVRQYLLVTGNYWAFTLTDGALRMLVVLHFHALGYSPLQIAALFLFYELFGVITNLVGGYLGARLGLNRTMNIGLGMQVAALLMLTVPSALLTIPWVMGAQALSGIAKDLNKMSAKSSIKLLVPDGQQGKLYQWVAILTGSKNALKGVGFFLGGALLALIGFKGALLAMAGVLTLIWISSLILLKKDLGKAKAKPKFRDILSKSRAINILSAARMFLFGARDVWFVVALPVYLSSVFGWDFWKVGGFLAAWVIGYGIVQSFAPNITGKKRGHVPDGRAAFLWALALAGLPAAIALGLNTGLSPQVVLLGGLMVFGALFAVNSSLHSYLIVSYAKEDGVSLDVGFYYMSNAMGRLIGTVLSGWVYQVYGLQACLWISSAFVLLAALISIGLPRHAEAI; encoded by the coding sequence ATGAAAACGTTGTCAGCCCTCGCTCCGCAAGTGCGGCAGTACCTGCTCGTGACGGGCAACTACTGGGCCTTCACCCTCACCGATGGCGCTTTGCGCATGTTGGTGGTGCTGCACTTTCACGCGTTGGGCTACAGCCCACTGCAAATCGCGGCCTTGTTTCTGTTCTACGAACTTTTTGGCGTGATCACTAACTTGGTGGGTGGCTACCTCGGCGCTCGGCTGGGTCTGAACCGCACCATGAACATCGGGCTGGGCATGCAGGTCGCGGCGTTGTTGATGCTGACAGTGCCCTCGGCCTTGTTGACCATCCCATGGGTGATGGGCGCTCAGGCGTTGTCCGGGATCGCCAAAGACCTGAACAAGATGAGTGCCAAAAGCTCCATCAAGCTCCTGGTCCCCGATGGGCAGCAGGGCAAGCTCTACCAGTGGGTGGCGATCCTCACCGGCTCGAAGAACGCACTCAAGGGCGTCGGCTTCTTTCTTGGCGGAGCCTTGCTGGCATTGATCGGCTTCAAAGGCGCATTGCTGGCCATGGCGGGTGTTCTGACGCTGATCTGGATCAGCAGCTTGATCCTGCTGAAGAAAGACCTGGGCAAAGCGAAAGCCAAGCCCAAATTTCGCGACATCCTGTCCAAGAGCCGGGCGATCAACATCCTATCGGCTGCACGGATGTTTCTGTTCGGCGCCCGCGACGTCTGGTTCGTGGTGGCCTTGCCGGTGTACCTGAGTAGTGTCTTCGGTTGGGACTTCTGGAAGGTTGGCGGCTTCCTGGCGGCCTGGGTGATCGGCTACGGCATCGTGCAGTCCTTCGCACCCAACATCACCGGCAAGAAACGTGGGCACGTACCGGATGGTCGAGCGGCGTTTCTGTGGGCGCTGGCACTGGCGGGTCTGCCAGCGGCCATTGCGCTCGGGCTCAACACCGGGCTGTCGCCACAGGTGGTGCTGCTCGGCGGATTGATGGTCTTTGGTGCGCTGTTCGCGGTGAACTCGTCGTTGCACAGCTACTTGATCGTGTCCTACGCCAAGGAAGATGGCGTGTCGCTGGATGTGGGGTTTTATTACATGTCGAACGCCATGGGGCGGTTAATCGGCACAGTGCTTTCCGGCTGGGTTTATCAGGTGTATGGGCTGCAAGCTTGCTTGTGGATATCGAGCGCATTCGTTCTGCTCGCAGCACTGATTTCTATCGGGCTGCCGAGGCATGCCGAGGCGATATGA
- a CDS encoding ArsO family NAD(P)H-dependent flavin-containing monooxygenase — protein sequence MTDSLSAQPDVVIIGGGQSALAVAYFLRRTPLSFVILDAEEEPGGAWRHGWNSLRLFSPATWSSIPGWMMPPTQDGYPSRNHVIEYLNQYEQRYQFPVERPVQVTSVERTESGLRVRSDDKHWDTQVVVSATGTWSNPYVPHYPNAELFKGQQLHSANYVEAQPFAGKKVLVVGGGNSGAQILAEVSTVAETTWVTPVEPMFLPDDVDGRVLFERATERWKAQLEGRVIEQPVGGLGDIVMVAPVVEARERNVLKSVRPFESFTRNGVIWVDGTEVAVDAVIWCTGFRPALQHLDSLGVLNTEGRVEVEGTHSIKEPRLWLVGYGEWTGSASATLIGVTRTARSTVSGIVAFLADQST from the coding sequence ATGACTGATTCGCTCAGCGCTCAACCAGACGTAGTTATTATCGGTGGGGGTCAATCAGCCTTGGCTGTAGCGTATTTCCTGCGCCGCACACCTCTTTCGTTCGTCATCCTCGACGCAGAGGAAGAGCCCGGTGGTGCCTGGCGACATGGCTGGAACTCGCTACGTCTATTCTCTCCCGCCACCTGGAGTTCGATCCCTGGCTGGATGATGCCGCCCACGCAAGATGGCTACCCTTCACGCAATCATGTGATCGAGTACCTCAACCAGTACGAACAGCGCTACCAATTCCCGGTCGAGCGCCCTGTACAGGTCACTTCTGTTGAGCGTACGGAGTCTGGCCTACGAGTACGTTCTGACGACAAGCACTGGGACACCCAGGTAGTTGTCAGCGCTACAGGCACCTGGAGCAATCCCTACGTACCTCACTACCCCAATGCAGAGCTATTCAAAGGTCAGCAACTGCATTCCGCGAACTATGTCGAAGCGCAGCCGTTCGCGGGCAAGAAAGTGTTGGTGGTGGGTGGAGGTAACTCAGGGGCACAAATTCTTGCCGAAGTTTCAACGGTCGCTGAGACCACGTGGGTAACCCCGGTAGAACCGATGTTCTTGCCTGACGATGTGGATGGGCGGGTATTGTTCGAGCGTGCAACCGAGCGCTGGAAAGCCCAGCTGGAGGGGCGCGTCATTGAGCAGCCGGTGGGGGGGCTGGGCGATATCGTCATGGTTGCGCCCGTTGTCGAAGCCCGAGAGCGCAACGTGCTCAAATCGGTACGCCCTTTCGAAAGCTTTACCCGTAATGGGGTTATTTGGGTCGATGGAACCGAGGTTGCGGTGGACGCGGTGATTTGGTGCACCGGATTTCGGCCAGCCCTTCAGCATCTGGATTCACTGGGGGTACTCAACACCGAGGGCCGCGTTGAGGTCGAAGGCACCCACTCGATCAAAGAGCCGAGGCTGTGGTTGGTTGGTTATGGCGAGTGGACAGGTTCGGCTTCTGCCACGCTGATCGGTGTAACACGAACAGCACGGAGCACAGTCAGTGGGATCGTGGCCTTTTTGGCCGATCAGTCCACCTGA
- a CDS encoding arsenate reductase (azurin) large subunit: protein MATNKDRVALPPTDAQKTNLTCHFCIVGCGYHVYKWPENQEGGRAPDENALELDFRKQLPPLAVTMTPAMQNTITDKDGKRYNIMIVPDKQCDVNKGLSSTRGGQLAKVMYSPDGVGRERLRSPRIYVADQWVDTSWDDAVALYAGVTKKILDNDGPAPLAFDCFDHGGAGGGFENTWGTGKLMFTALQTPLVRIHNRPAYNSECHATREMGIGELNNSYEDAELADVIVAIGCNSYETQTNYFLAHWLPNFQGQTVDKRKQRFPGETVAPAKVIFVDPRRTPTIAIAEQVAGKDNVLHLDIEPGTDIALFNGLLTYVVDQKWHDQEFIAAHTKAFEQALQANRMSLEETSRVTGISVDKLKQAAEWAYKPKTSGHRPHTMHAYEKGIIWGNDNYLIQSALVDLVLATHNVGRRGTGVVRMGGHQEGYTRPPYPGNTKIYVDQEIINGKGMMYTAWGANPFQTTLNAEQHRAVILKRTSIVREAMANVRGGTTAQMVDVIYDAVKNKGGLFFANINLYPTKLAEAAHVMLPATHPGEMNLTSMNGERRMRLSQKFMDPPGSAKADCLIAAAIANTLRRMYTDEGKQDMAARFAGFDWSSEEDAFNDGFRMAGQPGAGPIDSQGGTTGNLVTYERLKAMGNNGVQLPTKEYRDGKLIGTEMLYTDYKFDTPDGKAEFKPATWPGLPKPVAEQKEKHPFWVNNGRINEVWQTLYHDQYNDFVQRRVPMAYLEINPDDAQALSIESGDVVEVFNDYGSSYALAYLEPDIKRNQTFMQFGHFNGVMGDLTTPWTDRNVVPYYKGTWASIRRIGKVEEFKERISFKTRRFST, encoded by the coding sequence ATGGCAACCAACAAAGATCGTGTGGCACTGCCTCCGACAGATGCCCAGAAGACCAACCTGACATGCCACTTCTGCATCGTGGGTTGTGGCTATCACGTGTACAAATGGCCGGAAAATCAGGAAGGTGGACGGGCTCCTGATGAGAATGCGCTCGAACTCGACTTCCGCAAACAGTTACCCCCCCTGGCTGTCACCATGACACCGGCAATGCAGAACACGATCACCGACAAGGACGGCAAGCGCTACAACATCATGATCGTGCCGGATAAACAGTGCGACGTTAATAAAGGGCTGTCGTCCACACGAGGCGGACAACTGGCCAAGGTCATGTATAGCCCCGACGGGGTAGGCAGGGAGCGCTTGCGCAGCCCACGCATTTATGTGGCTGATCAGTGGGTAGACACCAGCTGGGATGATGCTGTGGCGCTCTACGCCGGGGTGACCAAGAAGATTCTTGATAATGACGGGCCTGCCCCGCTCGCCTTTGATTGCTTCGATCATGGAGGCGCCGGAGGCGGATTTGAGAATACCTGGGGCACCGGCAAGCTGATGTTTACCGCACTGCAAACCCCATTGGTGCGAATCCATAACCGCCCTGCCTATAACTCCGAGTGCCACGCTACCCGCGAGATGGGCATTGGCGAACTCAACAACAGCTACGAAGACGCGGAGTTGGCTGACGTCATTGTTGCTATTGGTTGCAACTCATACGAAACCCAAACCAACTACTTCCTGGCGCATTGGCTTCCCAACTTCCAGGGGCAGACAGTCGACAAACGTAAGCAGCGTTTTCCTGGAGAAACCGTTGCTCCAGCCAAGGTAATTTTTGTCGACCCTCGCAGGACGCCGACCATCGCTATAGCGGAGCAAGTAGCAGGTAAAGATAACGTGCTTCACCTGGATATCGAACCGGGGACGGATATCGCTCTGTTCAATGGTCTGCTGACCTACGTGGTCGACCAAAAATGGCATGACCAGGAATTTATCGCGGCCCATACCAAAGCGTTTGAGCAGGCACTTCAAGCCAATCGAATGTCGCTTGAGGAAACCAGTCGCGTTACCGGGATATCGGTGGACAAGCTCAAGCAAGCAGCCGAATGGGCTTACAAGCCGAAAACCTCTGGCCACCGTCCCCACACCATGCACGCCTACGAAAAAGGAATCATCTGGGGCAATGACAACTACCTCATCCAGTCGGCATTGGTCGACTTGGTGCTGGCCACTCACAACGTCGGACGACGAGGTACGGGCGTGGTGCGGATGGGTGGGCACCAAGAGGGTTACACACGCCCCCCTTATCCAGGCAATACCAAGATCTATGTGGATCAGGAGATCATCAACGGCAAGGGCATGATGTACACGGCATGGGGGGCCAATCCCTTCCAGACCACTCTCAATGCCGAGCAACATCGTGCGGTCATTCTGAAACGCACCAGTATTGTCAGGGAGGCCATGGCCAATGTTCGCGGCGGTACAACCGCGCAGATGGTGGACGTAATCTACGACGCGGTGAAAAACAAAGGAGGCCTCTTTTTCGCCAACATCAACCTCTACCCTACCAAGCTGGCAGAGGCCGCCCATGTGATGCTTCCGGCGACCCATCCAGGCGAAATGAACCTCACCTCGATGAATGGCGAGCGCCGGATGCGCCTTTCACAAAAATTCATGGATCCCCCCGGTTCGGCGAAAGCCGATTGCCTAATTGCAGCGGCTATCGCTAACACCCTTCGGCGGATGTATACGGACGAAGGAAAACAGGACATGGCGGCGCGTTTTGCAGGGTTCGACTGGAGTAGCGAGGAGGACGCCTTCAATGACGGCTTCCGTATGGCCGGCCAACCCGGTGCCGGCCCAATCGACAGTCAGGGCGGAACCACGGGCAATCTCGTCACCTACGAACGGCTGAAAGCCATGGGCAACAATGGTGTCCAGTTACCCACCAAGGAATATCGAGACGGTAAGTTGATCGGTACCGAGATGCTCTACACCGATTACAAGTTCGACACCCCGGACGGAAAAGCAGAGTTCAAGCCAGCAACATGGCCCGGGCTGCCGAAACCGGTGGCGGAACAGAAGGAGAAACACCCGTTCTGGGTCAACAATGGGCGCATCAATGAAGTGTGGCAAACGCTCTACCACGACCAATACAACGATTTTGTTCAGCGGCGTGTGCCGATGGCTTATCTGGAAATCAACCCAGACGATGCACAAGCGCTGTCGATTGAATCTGGAGACGTGGTCGAGGTGTTCAACGATTACGGTTCGTCCTATGCGTTGGCCTATCTGGAGCCCGACATCAAACGAAATCAAACCTTCATGCAGTTCGGTCACTTCAACGGTGTGATGGGTGATTTAACTACCCCATGGACCGATCGCAACGTGGTGCCCTATTACAAAGGAACATGGGCGAGTATCCGTCGTATCGGGAAGGTGGAGGAGTTTAAAGAGAGGATCAGCTTCAAGACGCGCAGGTTTAGTACGTAA
- a CDS encoding arsenate reductase (azurin) small subunit, producing the protein MASISRRLFLKAGGGVAASVAIGLPELTQAATPKPTAEGRVNLPYQMTALTKAQKLQVNTPVLFSYPDAASPCALIKMGAPVPGGVGPERDIVAYSTLCTHMGCPVAYDPGQKVFKCPCHFSIFDPENIGQMVSGQATENLPTIVLEYNPNDDSVRAVAVEGLIYGRQSNLL; encoded by the coding sequence ATGGCATCGATATCCAGAAGACTCTTCCTGAAAGCAGGAGGCGGGGTTGCTGCAAGCGTGGCGATAGGTCTGCCCGAACTCACGCAAGCCGCGACACCAAAGCCAACGGCAGAGGGACGAGTCAATCTCCCCTACCAAATGACGGCGCTCACCAAAGCTCAGAAATTGCAGGTCAACACGCCGGTCCTGTTTTCCTATCCCGACGCGGCTTCACCTTGCGCATTGATCAAGATGGGCGCTCCCGTGCCGGGGGGCGTCGGCCCGGAGCGCGACATCGTCGCCTACAGCACACTATGCACGCACATGGGCTGTCCGGTTGCCTATGACCCAGGGCAAAAGGTGTTCAAATGTCCCTGCCATTTCAGCATATTCGACCCTGAGAATATTGGCCAAATGGTTTCCGGGCAGGCCACTGAGAACCTGCCGACCATAGTGCTTGAGTACAACCCCAATGACGATTCGGTACGTGCAGTGGCCGTTGAAGGGTTGATCTACGGACGTCAGTCCAACCTCCTGTGA
- a CDS encoding thioredoxin family protein: protein MLNIKILGSGCANCKKLEAVARQATQNLNIQAEFEKITDMGKMVTYDILATPALVINEKVVSSGKIPTVADIQGWISTAQ, encoded by the coding sequence ATGCTGAACATCAAAATACTCGGTTCAGGGTGCGCCAACTGCAAAAAACTGGAGGCCGTAGCCCGTCAAGCCACGCAGAATCTAAATATCCAGGCCGAATTCGAAAAGATCACCGACATGGGCAAGATGGTGACTTATGACATCCTCGCCACGCCGGCTCTGGTGATCAACGAGAAGGTTGTAAGCAGCGGGAAGATTCCGACTGTTGCGGATATTCAGGGCTGGATTTCGACTGCGCAATGA
- a CDS encoding permease, producing MDLVLKLINGGAGSLASYLAAHVLLCLLPAFFVAGAMAALIPKASITHWLGRHAPVYVSFPAAALAGSLIAVCSCTIVPLFAGVYRKGAGIGPAITFLFFAPAGNIMALAYTGSILGAEFAIARLILCLVFGIGIGLLMATLFWKDDLTHDAQADALFAEKASVSGPALGVLLSLLALLIAGTLKLWPLTADLISIKVPLFWAQAWQDTLFDWVPYDVSKGEEGVSFQGSVLIILLLMIAATAKRGLDNITEGANGWTWVALGLTASTLLIASMRLTPEPGTLAFTFTGRLFGVALTILSVWYFARKLPAEDWQGWLWEAWRFVKQIFVVLVVGVFIVGMVRQVIQPEWIESLAGSNSLPANAIAVGFGVFMYFPTLVEVPVARMFLDLGMHPGPLLAYLMADPELSLQSMLMVAAVIGRKKTAAYVGLVASFSIVAGLLYGAWVDGTGWLTLGAGMAASLSITGAIYQLIRYQRKQTAS from the coding sequence ATGGACCTCGTACTTAAGCTAATCAATGGTGGAGCTGGCAGTCTGGCTTCCTACTTGGCGGCCCACGTCCTGCTTTGCCTGTTGCCAGCGTTTTTCGTTGCCGGGGCCATGGCAGCACTGATTCCTAAAGCCAGCATCACTCACTGGCTAGGTCGACATGCACCTGTCTACGTTTCCTTCCCGGCGGCGGCACTGGCGGGATCACTGATTGCCGTCTGCTCATGCACGATTGTTCCTTTATTCGCGGGCGTCTACCGCAAGGGCGCGGGTATCGGCCCGGCGATCACCTTTCTGTTTTTTGCTCCGGCAGGAAATATCATGGCACTCGCCTATACCGGCAGCATTCTGGGAGCGGAGTTTGCAATCGCCCGTTTGATCCTCTGCCTGGTCTTTGGCATCGGTATTGGCTTGCTGATGGCTACCTTATTCTGGAAAGACGACCTGACCCACGACGCACAGGCGGATGCCCTGTTCGCAGAGAAGGCCAGCGTTTCCGGGCCCGCACTGGGTGTACTTCTATCTTTGCTGGCCTTGCTGATTGCGGGCACCTTGAAACTGTGGCCCCTGACTGCAGACCTGATCAGTATCAAAGTCCCGCTTTTCTGGGCCCAAGCGTGGCAGGACACCCTGTTTGACTGGGTTCCATATGACGTCAGCAAAGGGGAAGAAGGCGTGAGCTTCCAAGGGTCTGTACTCATCATCCTGCTCCTGATGATTGCCGCCACGGCCAAGCGTGGTCTGGATAACATCACCGAAGGTGCCAATGGCTGGACATGGGTTGCGCTGGGTCTGACCGCTAGTACTTTGCTGATCGCCTCGATGCGCCTGACGCCAGAACCTGGCACATTAGCCTTCACCTTCACGGGTCGTTTATTCGGGGTCGCATTGACCATACTGTCTGTTTGGTACTTTGCCCGAAAACTGCCAGCCGAAGACTGGCAAGGCTGGCTATGGGAAGCCTGGCGCTTCGTCAAGCAGATATTTGTTGTGCTGGTGGTGGGTGTATTCATCGTCGGTATGGTTCGCCAGGTTATTCAACCCGAGTGGATTGAAAGCCTTGCAGGCAGCAACTCATTGCCCGCCAATGCCATAGCAGTAGGGTTCGGCGTGTTCATGTACTTCCCAACCTTGGTCGAAGTGCCCGTCGCCCGCATGTTCCTTGATCTAGGTATGCATCCTGGCCCGCTCTTGGCCTACCTGATGGCGGATCCTGAACTTAGCTTGCAGAGCATGCTCATGGTGGCGGCTGTGATTGGTCGGAAGAAGACCGCTGCCTATGTTGGGTTAGTCGCTTCGTTCAGCATCGTGGCAGGCCTGCTCTATGGTGCCTGGGTCGATGGCACCGGCTGGCTTACCCTTGGTGCAGGAATGGCGGCCTCGCTGTCCATAACCGGTGCAATTTACCAGTTGATCCGTTATCAACGTAAACAAACAGCAAGCTGA
- a CDS encoding DUF2892 domain-containing protein, producing the protein MKANIGTIDRSLRIVAGLLLIGLSLSGVIGVWGWIGLVPLATGIFRFCPVYTLLGIKTCNRC; encoded by the coding sequence ATGAAAGCAAACATTGGAACCATCGACCGGAGCCTGCGCATTGTCGCCGGTCTGCTTCTCATTGGCCTCAGTCTGTCCGGTGTGATCGGCGTGTGGGGTTGGATCGGTCTAGTGCCGCTGGCCACTGGCATTTTCCGTTTCTGCCCTGTCTATACGTTGCTAGGCATCAAAACCTGTAACCGTTGCTGA
- a CDS encoding DUF6691 family protein: MIKLSAFIAGLLFGLGLLLAGMANPSKVLAFLDLTGAWDPSLALVMIGAIGIAVGPLTWARQQSSSLLGRPMQLPIKRELDPRLIGGSLLFGIGWGIAGICPGPAVAILLTGRWQVIVFMLAMLAGMLLFKALETRRNH, translated from the coding sequence ATGATCAAACTGAGTGCATTCATTGCAGGCTTGCTGTTCGGCTTGGGTCTGCTTCTGGCAGGTATGGCCAACCCGAGCAAAGTACTCGCTTTCCTGGATTTAACCGGTGCTTGGGACCCTTCCCTGGCGTTGGTCATGATCGGGGCCATAGGCATAGCCGTTGGCCCTTTAACCTGGGCGCGCCAACAGTCCAGTTCGCTGTTGGGAAGGCCAATGCAGCTACCGATCAAACGGGAGTTGGACCCGCGCTTGATTGGCGGGAGCCTGTTGTTCGGCATCGGCTGGGGAATAGCGGGCATCTGTCCTGGCCCCGCAGTGGCCATTCTGCTGACAGGACGCTGGCAAGTGATCGTATTCATGTTGGCCATGCTGGCCGGCATGTTGTTGTTTAAGGCGCTGGAGACCCGGCGCAACCATTGA
- a CDS encoding YeeE/YedE family protein: MNVDWLNFTPWSSLAGGALIGLAASLFVVANGRIAGISGLIGSLLQRRSEGALEKALFLLGLLIAPLLWGLFATLPLIEFQSGWLGLTAAGLLVGIGTRYGSGCTSGHGVCGLSRLSPRSMVATACFMFSGFATVFVLRHLLGG, from the coding sequence ATGAATGTCGACTGGCTCAACTTCACTCCCTGGTCATCCCTTGCAGGCGGCGCATTGATTGGCCTGGCGGCCAGTCTATTCGTCGTCGCCAACGGGCGTATCGCAGGCATCAGCGGTCTGATTGGCAGTCTTTTACAGCGCCGGAGCGAGGGAGCACTTGAGAAAGCGCTGTTTCTTCTGGGCCTGCTCATCGCACCGCTGTTATGGGGACTGTTTGCCACCCTGCCCCTGATTGAGTTCCAGAGTGGCTGGCTCGGACTTACTGCCGCCGGCTTATTGGTGGGCATTGGCACCCGTTACGGCTCAGGTTGCACAAGTGGACATGGCGTGTGCGGCCTATCACGCCTTTCGCCGCGATCGATGGTCGCCACGGCGTGTTTCATGTTCAGTGGTTTCGCCACGGTGTTTGTCTTGCGTCATCTATTGGGGGGGTGA